A region from the Lolium perenne isolate Kyuss_39 chromosome 4, Kyuss_2.0, whole genome shotgun sequence genome encodes:
- the LOC127297024 gene encoding GEM-like protein 1: MHPPPPATAASTGGGYVAAPAPSPGYAPYPTLSPEDVAPPPPPPYHAAASYSAPPPSGNPYVSGPSAGSVPPPKNTMDSVKDVLGKMGKRFGEAARKAENTTGNFWQHLKTGPSIADAAMGRVSQITKVIAEGGYEKIFHQTFDVLPEEKLKKPFACYLSTSAGPVMGVLYLSTVKLAFCSDNPLAYKVGDKNEWSYYKVVIPLAQLRSVNPSTSRTNSAEKYIQVVSVDNHEFWFMGFVYYDSAVKNLQEALQEARILQA, encoded by the exons ATGCATCCTCCGCCTCCCGCGACCGCCGCCTCCACCGGAGGGGGCTACGTCGCGGCGCCCGCGCCCTCGCCGGGGTACGCGCCCTACCCGACGCTCTCGCCTGAGGACGTCGCCCCGCCCCCGCCTCCGCCTTACCACGCCGCCGCCTCCTACTCCGCGCCGCCCCCCTCCGGCAACCCCTACGTCTCCGGCCCCTCCGCCGGCTCCGTGCCGCCTCCCAAGA ATACCATGGACTCGGTGAAGGACGTCCTGGGGAAGATGGGCAAGAGGTTCGGCGAGGCCGCCCGCAAGGCGGAGAACACCACCGGCAACTTCTGGCAGCACC TGAAAACTGGACCAAGCATTGCTGATGCAGCAATGGGCAGGGTCTCCCAGATCACCAAAGTCATAGCAGAAGGTGGATATGAGAAAATCTTCCATCAAACCTTTGATGTCCTCCCTGAAGAAAAACTCAAGAAGCCATTTGCATGTTATCTGTCGACCTCTGCTGGCCCTGTCATGGGTGTGCTCTACCTCTCCACTGTGAAGTTGGCATTCTGTAGCGATAACCCACTTGCTTACAAGGTTGGGGACAAAAATGAGTGGAGCTATTACAAG GTCGTCATCCCCCTAGCCCAACTGAGGTCAGTCAATCCTTCAACAAGCAGAACAAATTCGGCTGAGAAGTACATCCAGGTGGTCTCTGTTGATAATCATGAGTTTTGGTTCATGGGCTTCGTGTACTATGACAGTGCTGTAAAGAACCTGCAGGAAGCACTCCAGGAGGCCCGTATTTTGCAAGCTTAG